A stretch of Mucilaginibacter terrae DNA encodes these proteins:
- a CDS encoding FAD-dependent oxidoreductase: protein MKNVVSKLNRDGKQVSPWQHTSKIPVIHHHENMVYDCLIVGAGITGITAALKLQLAGKTTLVAEAFTIGYGTTGGTSAHINTFADTTYTEAESAFGKEGARQFAHAVNEGLNLIRKNVEEYRIDCDFKILPGYLYAEDEEQVKQLDDIYKGAVSVEVPVEYVSDVPTNVPYQKALKFDGQAQFEPIKYLHRLAQEYLKAGGIILQYTKIDEVESGDGVHVAKTGQTSIKAKSIIYATHMPPGINVLNMRCAPYRSYVFGVKLKDDKYPDALVYDLQEPYHYVRTHVINGQKLLIIGGNDHKTGHDDEEAAFADLEEYTRQYYNVDVVKYRWSSQYYVPVDGLPYVGEMPDRADGIYCATGFNGNGMMLGSVSGAILADLILGNANPLSQLFSIKRFKPIDGFTEFVKENADVAWHFVADRFKAEEIKALNDVETGVGKIIELDGKKVAAYRDEQGELHTLSSVCTHMGCTVKWNTTEKSWDCPCHGARFDIDGNVVTGPATVNLEKVNV, encoded by the coding sequence ATGAAAAACGTAGTTTCAAAACTTAACCGCGACGGAAAACAGGTTAGCCCGTGGCAGCATACGAGCAAAATACCGGTTATACATCACCATGAAAACATGGTATATGATTGCCTGATTGTAGGTGCCGGAATTACCGGCATAACCGCAGCGCTAAAGTTGCAACTGGCGGGTAAAACCACCTTAGTTGCCGAAGCCTTTACCATTGGATACGGCACCACCGGCGGCACCAGCGCACATATAAATACCTTTGCTGATACCACCTACACCGAAGCCGAAAGCGCTTTTGGAAAAGAAGGAGCCCGGCAGTTTGCTCATGCGGTGAATGAAGGCTTAAACCTCATCCGTAAAAATGTGGAGGAGTACCGTATTGATTGTGATTTTAAAATACTTCCGGGCTATTTGTATGCCGAGGATGAAGAGCAGGTAAAACAGCTTGATGATATTTACAAAGGAGCGGTTAGTGTTGAGGTACCTGTTGAATATGTATCGGATGTTCCAACTAATGTGCCTTATCAAAAGGCCTTAAAATTTGACGGACAAGCACAGTTTGAACCTATAAAATATTTACACAGACTTGCTCAAGAGTACTTAAAAGCCGGAGGCATTATCCTCCAGTATACTAAAATTGATGAAGTAGAATCAGGCGATGGAGTGCATGTGGCCAAAACAGGCCAAACATCCATTAAAGCTAAAAGTATTATTTACGCTACCCATATGCCACCCGGAATTAACGTGCTTAACATGCGCTGTGCACCTTACCGGAGTTATGTTTTTGGCGTAAAATTAAAGGATGATAAATACCCTGATGCTTTAGTTTATGATTTGCAGGAGCCTTATCATTATGTACGCACACACGTTATTAATGGCCAAAAGCTGCTTATAATTGGTGGTAACGATCATAAAACAGGGCATGATGATGAAGAGGCCGCCTTTGCCGATTTGGAAGAGTACACCCGCCAATACTACAATGTTGATGTGGTAAAATATCGCTGGTCGTCACAATACTATGTGCCTGTTGATGGATTGCCATATGTTGGTGAAATGCCCGACCGGGCCGATGGTATTTATTGCGCAACAGGTTTTAATGGCAACGGTATGATGCTGGGTAGTGTATCCGGTGCCATACTTGCCGATTTGATTTTGGGTAACGCTAATCCGCTGTCGCAATTATTCAGCATTAAAAGATTTAAGCCTATTGATGGCTTTACCGAATTTGTGAAAGAGAATGCCGATGTGGCCTGGCATTTTGTGGCCGACAGGTTTAAGGCAGAAGAAATAAAGGCTTTAAATGATGTTGAAACCGGTGTTGGAAAGATTATTGAATTAGATGGTAAAAAGGTTGCCGCATACCGGGATGAGCAAGGTGAGCTGCATACCTTAAGTTCGGTTTGCACCCACATGGGGTGTACCGTAAAATGGAACACTACCGAAAAAAGCTGGGACTGCCCATGCCATGGGGCCCGTTTTGATATTGATGGAAATGTTGTAACCGGGCCGGCCACTGTTAATCTTGAAAAGGTTAATGTATAG
- a CDS encoding zinc-dependent alcohol dehydrogenase: MKAAVFHKPGDISVDTVDDPKIEHPNDVILKVTSTAICGSDLHILSGGVPQPKDLVLGHEFMGIVEEVGSSVTKLKKGDRVVVPFPISCGHCFFCTHGASPHCENSNYEHYGPDGDLTDKKGGALYGYTDLYGGYSGGQAEYVRVPFADVSPRIVPDNLTDEQVLFLTDIFPTGWSAIDWAQLKGGETVAIFGSGPVGLMAQKAAWLNGAGRVIAIDVLDYRLEKAKAVNHVETLNPHKVDVVEAIRQMTGGRGADVCVDAVGFEPERGIMDKIKSAVNFEVGSMKILDLCFESVRRSGTVSIVGVYGSPYDNFPMFRIFDKGITIKQGQAPVLNYIDHLIDLVKEEKVVLDDIISHTLPLSEAAKGYEMFQKKEDDCTKVVLKPWG, encoded by the coding sequence ATGAAAGCAGCAGTATTTCACAAACCGGGCGACATTAGTGTTGATACGGTTGATGACCCGAAGATTGAGCATCCTAATGATGTAATTCTTAAAGTAACCTCAACGGCAATTTGCGGCTCCGACCTGCATATTCTAAGCGGCGGCGTTCCTCAGCCTAAAGATTTGGTTTTGGGGCACGAGTTTATGGGCATTGTTGAGGAAGTTGGCTCCAGTGTTACCAAACTTAAAAAAGGCGACCGCGTGGTTGTACCTTTTCCCATTTCGTGCGGGCATTGCTTTTTTTGTACGCACGGCGCATCGCCCCATTGCGAAAACTCAAACTATGAGCATTATGGACCCGATGGTGACCTGACCGATAAAAAGGGCGGCGCACTATATGGGTATACCGATTTATACGGCGGCTACTCGGGTGGCCAGGCCGAATATGTGCGTGTACCTTTTGCCGATGTCAGTCCGCGTATTGTACCCGATAACCTTACCGATGAGCAGGTACTTTTCCTTACCGATATATTTCCGACAGGTTGGTCGGCTATTGACTGGGCGCAGCTAAAAGGTGGCGAAACAGTAGCCATATTTGGCTCAGGGCCGGTAGGTTTAATGGCGCAAAAAGCAGCCTGGCTTAACGGCGCGGGCCGTGTGATTGCAATTGATGTGTTAGATTACCGCTTAGAGAAAGCTAAAGCCGTAAACCATGTAGAAACGCTGAACCCTCATAAAGTAGATGTGGTAGAAGCTATACGCCAGATGACCGGCGGTCGTGGTGCCGATGTTTGTGTAGATGCCGTGGGTTTTGAACCTGAACGGGGTATTATGGACAAAATTAAGTCGGCCGTAAACTTTGAGGTGGGCAGTATGAAAATATTAGACCTGTGCTTTGAATCAGTTCGCCGCAGCGGTACAGTAAGCATTGTGGGTGTGTATGGCTCTCCGTATGATAACTTCCCCATGTTCCGCATATTTGATAAAGGCATAACCATTAAGCAAGGCCAGGCGCCTGTGCTCAACTATATTGATCATTTAATTGATTTGGTTAAGGAAGAAAAAGTGGTGCTTGACGACATCATTAGCCACACCCTGCCTTTGAGCGAAGCCGCGAAGGGTTACGAAATGTTCCAGAAAAAAGAAGATGATTGTACTAAAGTGGTGTTAAAGCCCTGGGGATAA
- a CDS encoding SDR family NAD(P)-dependent oxidoreductase has protein sequence MNNKPCALITGASDGIGFELAKLFAADGYNLILVARNEQHLDNCAAQLRQNGVDVTTLSKDLFSREAAFEVYNEIKAKGVQVDVLVNNAGQGLYGEFKDTNIKRELGIIDLNIASLVILTKCFLQDMVARNEGKILNLASIASKVPGPWQSVYHGTKAFVLSFTEAIREELKDSNITVTALMPGATDTDFFNKANMQDSKIVQDKSSLSDPADVAKDGYEALQDDKDKVISGFKNKVQIAMSNITPDSTVAHMMNEQQKPVNE, from the coding sequence ATGAACAACAAACCATGTGCATTAATTACCGGTGCTTCAGACGGCATTGGTTTTGAGTTGGCCAAGCTTTTTGCAGCCGATGGATATAACTTAATTTTAGTAGCCCGTAATGAGCAGCACCTTGATAATTGTGCAGCTCAATTACGCCAAAATGGTGTGGATGTAACTACCTTATCTAAAGACTTGTTTAGCCGCGAGGCTGCTTTTGAGGTATATAACGAAATTAAAGCCAAAGGCGTACAGGTTGATGTATTGGTAAACAATGCCGGGCAAGGGCTATATGGCGAATTTAAGGATACTAACATCAAACGCGAGCTTGGTATAATTGACCTGAATATTGCTTCGTTGGTAATTTTAACCAAATGCTTTTTGCAAGATATGGTAGCCCGCAATGAGGGTAAAATTCTTAACCTGGCATCAATAGCCAGTAAAGTACCTGGCCCATGGCAGTCGGTTTACCACGGTACAAAAGCATTTGTACTATCATTTACCGAAGCCATACGCGAAGAATTAAAAGACAGCAATATCACCGTCACCGCTTTAATGCCGGGGGCAACTGATACGGATTTCTTTAACAAGGCCAATATGCAGGACAGCAAAATAGTTCAGGATAAAAGCTCATTAAGCGACCCGGCAGATGTTGCTAAAGACGGCTATGAGGCCCTGCAGGATGATAAGGACAAAGTAATTTCGGGCTTTAAGAATAAAGTGCAGATTGCCATGAGCAACATAACACCCGACAGTACGGTTGCCCACATGATGAATGAGCAGCAAAAGCCCGTAAACGAATAA
- a CDS encoding PAS domain-containing sensor histidine kinase, producing MTGSEERIRILEQQNRELLAENLRLKTSGRSENDSRDIREAAVEQVRQSNIRYQTIFENSLLGNKIISSDLKILQVNNTLVSMLGCKTKDELIGHHILEFSHPDYKADWQKLQEKLWRKNLPSFSLETCMVDKKGNDFWVSVTSILFTDDGGTLGFTIVENINERKLSQHNLLLRERWFRRMTDIMPQQVWSADASGNIRFVNNQSCAYFGCDEDELLINGWQDIIHPNDAGGCMTAWKHAIKTGSPFTYEFRLRNAGGYYHWFLSRAVPVIDDNQNTIWLGTNTDIDLQKAKETQKDEFLSIASHELKTPLTSLKLYNQLAAKNGSPDKKQEFIERSFSHIQRLERLISDLLDVSKINAGKMNYEIQPFEFNDMVTELTAIVQSTTTKHHIKVEINEPATVTGDKHRIEQVLNNYLANAIKYSPNANEVIICSKVVANNIVVSVQDHGIGISKDDLTKLFDRYYRADNAAMKFEGLGLGLYISAEVLKRHNGSLWIESEPGKGSIFYFILPLNGESLIQENGTDGHSYYYSNFLNINYNPEKYRLEADWVGYQNLESVKKGCMIMLDLLRKNNCSRVLNDNTKVMGNWSEAADWGAEYWFPAMVEAGLTRFAWIYSPSKFSQLAANKTLENVPNELQTRFFDNREEAEHWLNTSTLLN from the coding sequence ATGACCGGTAGTGAAGAACGCATACGTATTTTAGAACAGCAGAACAGGGAGTTGCTTGCTGAGAATTTGCGTTTAAAAACATCGGGCCGTAGTGAAAATGATAGTCGCGACATTCGTGAAGCAGCAGTAGAGCAGGTTCGGCAATCAAATATCCGTTACCAAACTATTTTCGAAAACTCGCTTTTAGGTAACAAAATAATCTCTTCCGATCTTAAAATATTGCAGGTAAACAATACCCTTGTGAGTATGTTGGGCTGCAAAACCAAGGATGAACTCATAGGGCATCATATTTTAGAATTTTCACACCCCGATTATAAAGCCGACTGGCAAAAACTTCAGGAAAAATTGTGGCGTAAAAACCTGCCCTCATTTAGCCTGGAAACCTGTATGGTTGATAAGAAGGGTAACGATTTTTGGGTAAGTGTAACATCTATACTGTTTACCGATGATGGAGGTACCTTGGGCTTTACCATAGTTGAGAATATTAACGAACGAAAGCTATCGCAGCATAACCTGCTTTTAAGAGAAAGATGGTTTAGACGAATGACCGATATTATGCCGCAGCAGGTATGGTCGGCCGATGCTTCGGGCAATATCAGGTTTGTTAACAACCAATCATGCGCCTATTTTGGGTGTGATGAAGACGAACTATTGATAAACGGCTGGCAGGACATTATTCACCCTAATGATGCTGGCGGCTGTATGACAGCTTGGAAGCATGCCATTAAAACCGGTAGTCCTTTTACATATGAGTTCAGGCTGCGCAATGCGGGTGGTTATTATCATTGGTTTTTAAGCCGCGCTGTGCCGGTAATTGATGATAATCAAAATACTATATGGCTGGGCACTAATACCGACATTGACCTGCAAAAAGCTAAAGAAACACAAAAAGATGAGTTTTTGAGTATTGCCAGTCATGAGTTAAAAACACCATTAACCAGTTTAAAGCTCTATAATCAGCTTGCGGCAAAAAACGGCAGTCCCGATAAGAAACAGGAGTTTATTGAACGTTCGTTTAGTCATATACAACGGTTGGAGCGTTTGATTTCTGATTTGTTAGATGTAAGTAAGATAAATGCCGGTAAAATGAATTATGAAATTCAGCCATTTGAGTTTAACGATATGGTGACTGAATTGACGGCAATTGTACAATCAACTACTACTAAACATCATATAAAAGTTGAAATTAATGAACCGGCTACTGTTACCGGTGATAAACATCGTATAGAACAAGTGTTGAACAACTATTTGGCAAATGCTATTAAATATTCGCCCAATGCCAATGAAGTGATCATATGTTCTAAAGTGGTGGCAAATAATATTGTAGTATCGGTACAGGATCATGGTATAGGCATTAGCAAGGATGATTTGACTAAACTATTTGACCGATACTATCGTGCCGATAATGCAGCCATGAAATTTGAAGGCCTTGGTTTGGGGCTTTATATATCGGCCGAGGTATTAAAGAGGCACAATGGTAGCCTTTGGATAGAAAGCGAACCAGGTAAAGGATCGATTTTTTATTTTATACTACCACTTAATGGCGAGAGTTTAATTCAGGAAAATGGTACCGATGGACATTCTTACTATTACAGCAACTTTTTAAACATTAATTACAACCCTGAAAAATACAGGTTGGAGGCAGACTGGGTAGGCTATCAAAACCTGGAATCGGTAAAAAAAGGCTGCATGATTATGCTCGATTTACTTAGAAAAAATAACTGCAGCCGCGTACTTAATGATAATACCAAGGTAATGGGTAACTGGTCTGAAGCAGCCGACTGGGGAGCTGAATATTGGTTTCCTGCCATGGTAGAAGCCGGGCTCACACGTTTTGCATGGATATACTCTCCCAGCAAATTTAGCCAGCTTGCGGCTAACAAAACTCTCGAAAATGTACCCAATGAATTACAAACCCGCTTTTTTGATAATAGGGAAGAAGCAGAGCATTGGCTTAATACCTCAACACTCTTAAACTAA
- a CDS encoding PAS domain-containing protein translates to MLHSSDTLFMGLFNQLPEPRLVIKPNAPDFTIVTVNVAYAVATGYAAQDLAGQSLWKVFGSNTASSNVKEIFEQGLNDVLLHKTEMKLPIFRYDISATSASRLKPRWWQVDISPVNDDNGDIAYLLCTTRNVTIHVEDQMQILRGSQEQAAMLINQQDRDEQIKILQGQLVEATENTEEQVNRRTQNLSDSEYELSRLFAVTPVGLCILKGSQFVIQKANKPMLALWGRKQQDVTGRPLLEVFPELKGQPFPALLEKVVADKKMLTLTAQPILIVQGDGKPVKIFVDFSYDPLFNTAGNVEGVLVTFNDVTESVDAQQILQNRQEELETLNEELNAANEELMRINQELNILNNSKK, encoded by the coding sequence ATGCTTCATTCAAGTGATACATTGTTTATGGGCCTTTTTAACCAATTGCCCGAGCCGCGTTTGGTTATTAAACCAAACGCTCCCGATTTTACTATTGTAACTGTAAATGTGGCTTATGCTGTGGCAACCGGTTATGCGGCTCAGGATCTTGCCGGGCAAAGCCTTTGGAAGGTTTTTGGATCAAATACGGCCAGTTCAAATGTGAAGGAAATTTTTGAACAAGGGTTGAACGATGTACTGCTGCACAAAACAGAAATGAAGCTGCCTATTTTCAGGTATGATATTTCTGCTACATCTGCCAGTCGTTTAAAGCCACGCTGGTGGCAGGTTGATATTTCACCCGTTAATGATGATAATGGCGATATTGCTTATCTTTTATGTACTACCCGCAATGTTACCATTCATGTGGAAGACCAGATGCAAATACTGCGTGGGAGCCAGGAACAGGCAGCTATGCTCATAAACCAGCAGGATAGAGATGAGCAGATAAAAATATTGCAAGGACAGCTTGTTGAGGCAACCGAAAATACCGAAGAGCAGGTTAACCGGCGTACCCAAAACCTTTCGGACAGTGAATACGAGCTTAGCCGTTTATTTGCCGTAACCCCGGTAGGTTTATGTATTTTAAAAGGAAGCCAATTTGTAATACAAAAAGCTAATAAACCAATGTTGGCTTTGTGGGGACGTAAACAGCAAGACGTAACAGGACGCCCGCTGCTCGAGGTTTTTCCTGAGTTAAAGGGGCAGCCTTTTCCGGCATTGCTGGAAAAAGTGGTTGCCGATAAAAAAATGCTCACTTTAACAGCTCAGCCTATATTGATTGTACAGGGCGATGGTAAACCGGTGAAAATTTTTGTTGATTTTAGTTACGATCCTCTTTTTAATACCGCAGGCAACGTGGAAGGCGTGCTGGTTACGTTTAACGATGTTACCGAAAGTGTTGATGCCCAGCAGATACTGCAAAACCGCCAGGAAGAATTAGAGACCCTGAACGAAGAGCTTAACGCTGCCAATGAAGAACTCATGCGCATAAACCAGGAATTAAATATACTAAATAACAGTAAAAAGTAA
- a CDS encoding RNA polymerase sigma-70 factor: MSGYHLCTEAELIAKLSGDDDAAFTEIYRRFWDKVFAVAFHRLDDQAEAEEVVQDVFFSLWKRRHILDLQYSLNTYLSTAVKYKVINYQSRRYFKGKLIDIEEAAGEVSGVDSTQLWLSERELKQQLDYHIEQLPEKCRLVFKMSREECMSHAEIAQKLEISEKTVEAHITRALKVLKNNLKVEIPIILCLLFK, translated from the coding sequence ATGTCCGGTTATCATTTATGTACCGAAGCAGAGTTGATCGCAAAGTTATCTGGCGATGATGATGCTGCTTTTACAGAAATTTACCGTAGGTTTTGGGATAAGGTTTTTGCCGTTGCCTTTCATCGCCTTGATGATCAGGCCGAAGCTGAAGAGGTAGTTCAGGATGTTTTTTTCAGCCTTTGGAAGAGAAGGCATATTCTTGACTTACAATATAGCCTGAATACCTATTTAAGTACAGCCGTAAAGTATAAAGTTATTAATTATCAAAGCCGGCGATATTTTAAAGGCAAATTGATCGATATTGAGGAAGCCGCAGGCGAGGTTAGCGGAGTAGACAGCACTCAACTTTGGCTTTCGGAACGGGAATTGAAGCAACAATTGGACTACCATATTGAACAATTGCCCGAAAAATGCCGCCTGGTATTTAAAATGAGCCGCGAAGAGTGTATGAGTCATGCGGAAATTGCTCAAAAGCTCGAAATTTCAGAAAAAACAGTCGAAGCCCACATTACGCGGGCATTAAAAGTGCTTAAAAATAATTTAAAAGTTGAAATTCCAATTATTTTATGCCTTTTATTCAAATAG
- a CDS encoding FecR family protein: MKSKNDQKYIQEIAHKWANGEASTQEKEFYEKWYASFDDTDVELENSRFKSPDDLRVDIYNRLMAKVSLDKKAPSILVAYKKWFSAAAAILIIASGYWVFSVNALKNSSVQDVAQVHSIHPGKNTATLKLPNGQLLQLKDNKEGLVIDTRDLHYKDGSGINYAKEALAKQQEMVLSTPKGGTYQVVLPDGSKVWLNAQSSITLPANFATQFNRRLNLKGEAYFEIAKSQMHMSGKMHRRPFMVTVGSDVVEVLGTKFNIKSYAEEPAVKTTLLEGSVKFTSGKQQKIMLPGQQATANAEAITTTYVDVDEATAWKNGNFQFTEQKIQRIMFEIGRWYNVDVVYQGAISQESFGGTISRNKPITEVLASLEETGAVHFKIEGRRVIVMP; this comes from the coding sequence TTGAAATCCAAAAACGATCAAAAATATATTCAGGAAATTGCCCATAAATGGGCAAATGGCGAAGCCTCAACCCAAGAAAAGGAATTTTACGAAAAGTGGTATGCTTCTTTTGATGATACTGATGTAGAATTAGAAAATTCCCGTTTCAAAAGCCCTGATGATTTAAGGGTTGATATTTATAACCGGTTAATGGCTAAGGTTAGCCTTGATAAAAAAGCCCCATCCATATTAGTTGCTTATAAAAAATGGTTTAGTGCCGCCGCTGCAATATTAATAATAGCATCTGGTTATTGGGTGTTCAGCGTAAATGCTTTAAAGAATTCTTCTGTACAAGATGTAGCTCAGGTTCACTCAATTCATCCCGGAAAAAACACAGCAACTTTAAAGTTACCAAACGGTCAGCTCCTGCAACTGAAGGATAATAAGGAAGGACTGGTTATTGATACCCGAGACTTACATTATAAAGATGGCAGCGGTATTAACTACGCTAAAGAGGCGCTTGCCAAACAACAGGAAATGGTGTTAAGTACACCAAAAGGCGGCACCTATCAGGTTGTTTTGCCCGATGGTTCTAAAGTATGGTTAAATGCGCAAAGCAGTATTACATTACCTGCTAATTTTGCCACCCAGTTTAACAGGCGCTTAAATCTTAAAGGCGAGGCATACTTTGAGATTGCCAAATCGCAGATGCATATGAGCGGTAAAATGCACCGCAGGCCTTTTATGGTGACAGTTGGAAGCGATGTAGTAGAAGTACTGGGTACAAAATTTAATATAAAAAGCTATGCCGAAGAGCCGGCGGTTAAAACTACATTGCTGGAAGGCAGCGTAAAGTTTACTTCAGGAAAACAGCAAAAAATTATGCTACCCGGCCAGCAGGCCACAGCCAATGCCGAAGCCATTACCACCACATATGTTGATGTAGATGAAGCAACTGCTTGGAAAAACGGAAATTTTCAGTTTACAGAGCAAAAAATTCAGCGCATTATGTTTGAAATAGGCCGCTGGTATAATGTGGATGTAGTGTACCAGGGTGCCATATCACAAGAAAGCTTTGGGGGCACTATTTCAAGAAACAAACCCATTACAGAAGTTTTAGCCTCATTGGAGGAAACCGGAGCCGTGCATTTTAAAATTGAAGGAAGGAGGGTGATTGTTATGCCTTAA